In a genomic window of Bordetella petrii:
- a CDS encoding SDR family NAD(P)-dependent oxidoreductase, whose translation MSKDQKVAIVTGASQGLGAGIVESYRKRGFAVIANSRNLKPSSDADVVAVPGDIGNRDVAKQLVETAISRYGRVDTLINNAGIFIAKPFTQYTVEDMDRVFRTNLHGFFHVTQFALEQMLKQERGHIVQITTTLVRQAIAGLDVGLTMLTKGGLEAVTRGLAIEYAKQGIRVNAVAPGIINTPMHDPQAHDFLGGMHPMGRMGEIADIAKAVMYLEEADFVTGETLNVDGGQQAGRW comes from the coding sequence ATGAGCAAGGATCAAAAAGTCGCCATCGTCACCGGCGCATCGCAAGGTTTGGGCGCCGGGATCGTCGAGTCCTACCGTAAACGCGGGTTCGCCGTCATCGCCAACTCGCGCAACCTCAAGCCATCGTCCGATGCCGATGTTGTCGCGGTTCCCGGTGATATTGGCAACCGCGACGTGGCCAAGCAACTGGTCGAAACCGCAATCAGCCGCTACGGCCGCGTCGATACCCTGATCAATAACGCCGGCATTTTCATCGCCAAGCCGTTCACCCAGTACACCGTTGAAGACATGGACCGCGTGTTCAGAACGAACCTGCACGGCTTTTTCCACGTCACGCAATTCGCCTTGGAACAAATGCTGAAACAAGAGCGCGGACACATCGTGCAGATCACCACCACGCTGGTGCGCCAAGCCATAGCCGGACTCGACGTCGGCCTTACCATGCTTACCAAGGGCGGTCTCGAGGCGGTGACGCGCGGCCTGGCGATCGAATATGCGAAGCAAGGTATTCGCGTCAACGCGGTGGCCCCCGGCATTATCAACACGCCAATGCATGACCCGCAAGCGCATGATTTCCTCGGCGGCATGCATCCGATGGGCCGCATGGGTGAAATCGCAGATATTGCGAAGGCAGTGATGTATCTGGAAGAGGCCGATTTCGTTACTGGCGAAACGCTCAACGTGGATGGCGGTCAACAGGCTGGCCGTTGGTAA
- a CDS encoding IS3 family transposase (programmed frameshift) — MGNPRARYTQEFMLEAVRMVRGGQSMAAVAKILGISPKTLHNWVKADAAGKLNGAGKQVSPEQMEIARLRAELARVKMERDILGKSHGVLCEGVGMKYAWIELHSRQWPVSLSCQVLGVSPSGYHARKVRDVDTDRPRRRISNDALLVHIKAVHAESKGEYGWPRVWKQLLVQGIRVSKDRVQRLMKLHGIKAKTKRRFKVTTDSKHSLPVAPDLLQRDFSPARPDQVWTTDITYIWTDEGWLFLTVILDLFSRQVVGWSMQPHMRTELVSDALRMAWFRRRPQAGLILHSDRGSQYCSHDFQDLLKGYGMRSSMSRRGNCWDNAPTESLWGSLKRARILGQRFATRREAMDEVIDWLSFYNHSRLHSTLGYVSPMQFERDWYAAQNQRVA; from the exons ATGGGTAATCCGAGAGCTCGATATACGCAGGAATTCATGCTGGAAGCCGTGCGCATGGTCCGCGGCGGCCAGAGCATGGCGGCGGTGGCGAAGATACTGGGCATCAGCCCGAAGACGCTGCACAACTGGGTGAAGGCCGATGCCGCTGGGAAGCTGAACGGCGCAGGCAAACAGGTTTCTCCAGAACAGATGGAGATTGCCCGGCTGCGCGCGGAGTTGGCACGCGTGAAGATGGAGCGCGACATATTGG GGAAAAGCCACGGCGTACTTTGCGAAGGTGTCGGCATGAAGTACGCCTGGATCGAGCTTCACAGCCGACAATGGCCGGTGTCCCTGAGCTGCCAGGTGCTGGGTGTCAGCCCCAGCGGTTACCACGCGCGCAAGGTGCGGGATGTCGATACTGACCGACCGCGCCGACGCATCAGCAACGACGCTCTGCTGGTGCACATCAAGGCCGTGCACGCTGAATCCAAAGGCGAGTACGGCTGGCCGCGCGTGTGGAAGCAACTGCTGGTCCAGGGCATTCGCGTCAGCAAGGATCGTGTCCAGCGGCTCATGAAGCTGCACGGCATCAAGGCGAAGACCAAACGCCGGTTCAAGGTCACGACCGACAGCAAACACAGCCTGCCGGTCGCACCGGACCTGCTGCAACGAGACTTCTCTCCCGCGCGTCCCGACCAGGTCTGGACTACGGACATCACGTACATCTGGACGGACGAGGGTTGGCTGTTTCTGACCGTCATTCTCGACCTGTTCAGCCGTCAGGTGGTGGGCTGGTCGATGCAGCCGCACATGCGCACGGAGCTGGTGTCTGATGCGCTGCGTATGGCGTGGTTTCGCCGCCGTCCGCAAGCGGGCCTGATCCTCCACAGTGACCGTGGCAGCCAGTATTGCAGTCATGACTTCCAGGACCTGCTCAAGGGCTACGGCATGCGCAGTTCGATGAGCCGTCGAGGCAATTGCTGGGACAACGCACCGACCGAGAGCCTGTGGGGATCGCTCAAGCGTGCACGCATCCTCGGCCAGCGCTTTGCAACGCGTCGCGAAGCGATGGACGAGGTAATCGACTGGTTGAGCTTCTACAATCATTCGCGCTTGCACTCGACGTTGGGCTACGTCAGCCCGATGCAATTCGAGCGGGACTGGTACGCCGCCCAGAACCAACGGGTGGCATAA
- the aceF gene encoding dihydrolipoyllysine-residue acetyltransferase, with translation MSKLVEIKVPDIGDFKEVEVIEVLVSEGDTIQAEQSLITVESDKASMEIPASSGGVVKSVKVKVGDKVAEGKVILEVEAGEAAGADQAPASPDKADAAAKQPSSGDAPKTQGQTVEAPDVKPAADAGKGAGGIAEITVPDIGDFKEVEVIEVMIAVGDTIKPEQSLITVESDKASMEIPASAGGVVKEVKVKVGDKVAKGTAIAVVEGQGGAQAEPQKAQAPAQAQEQQPSGAASASAAAPAPAAKPAPAAALEDPGLKPGQLPHASPSVRKFARELGVNLSKVKGSGPKDRITADDVRAFVKQALAAPAAAAGGADGAALGLLPWPKVDFTKFGPVEAKPLSRIKKISGANLHRNWVMIPHVTNNDEADITDLEALRVTLNKENEKAGIKVTMLAFLIKAVVAALKKFPEFNASLDGDQLVYKQYYHIGFAADTPNGLVVPVIRDADKKGILEIAKEMGELSKKARDGKISPAEMQGGCFSISSLGGIGGTHFTPIINAPEVAILGVSRSAHKPVWDGKQFVPRLIVPLSLSYDHRVIDGAAAARFNAYLGQLLADFRRIVL, from the coding sequence ATGAGCAAACTCGTGGAAATCAAGGTTCCGGACATAGGCGACTTCAAGGAAGTGGAAGTCATCGAGGTGCTGGTGTCCGAGGGCGATACGATTCAGGCCGAGCAAAGCCTGATCACGGTCGAGTCCGATAAGGCGTCGATGGAGATTCCGGCGTCGTCGGGCGGTGTGGTGAAGTCGGTAAAGGTGAAGGTGGGCGACAAGGTTGCCGAAGGCAAGGTGATCCTGGAGGTCGAGGCCGGCGAAGCCGCCGGCGCGGACCAGGCGCCTGCCTCGCCAGACAAAGCCGATGCGGCCGCCAAGCAGCCGTCTTCGGGCGACGCGCCCAAGACCCAGGGCCAGACGGTGGAAGCCCCCGATGTGAAACCTGCCGCGGACGCGGGCAAGGGCGCCGGCGGCATTGCCGAAATCACAGTGCCCGACATTGGCGACTTCAAGGAAGTGGAAGTCATTGAAGTCATGATCGCCGTGGGCGACACCATCAAGCCCGAGCAAAGCCTGATCACGGTCGAGTCGGACAAGGCCTCGATGGAAATTCCGGCGTCGGCGGGCGGGGTGGTCAAGGAAGTGAAGGTCAAGGTCGGCGACAAGGTTGCCAAGGGCACCGCCATTGCCGTGGTGGAAGGCCAGGGTGGCGCTCAGGCCGAACCGCAAAAGGCCCAGGCGCCCGCCCAGGCGCAGGAACAGCAGCCGTCTGGCGCCGCCAGCGCTTCCGCCGCCGCCCCTGCTCCTGCCGCCAAGCCGGCGCCCGCCGCCGCGCTGGAAGATCCGGGCCTCAAGCCTGGCCAGTTGCCGCATGCTTCGCCATCGGTGCGCAAATTCGCACGCGAACTGGGCGTGAACCTCAGCAAGGTCAAGGGTTCGGGCCCGAAGGACCGCATTACCGCCGACGATGTGCGCGCCTTCGTGAAGCAGGCGCTGGCCGCCCCGGCCGCCGCCGCGGGCGGGGCCGATGGCGCCGCGCTGGGGCTGCTGCCCTGGCCCAAGGTCGACTTCACCAAGTTCGGCCCGGTCGAAGCCAAGCCGCTGTCGCGCATCAAGAAGATTTCGGGCGCCAACCTGCACCGCAACTGGGTCATGATCCCGCACGTCACCAACAACGACGAAGCGGACATCACCGACCTGGAGGCCTTGCGCGTCACGCTCAACAAAGAGAACGAGAAGGCCGGGATCAAGGTCACCATGCTGGCCTTCCTGATCAAGGCGGTGGTGGCGGCGCTGAAGAAGTTCCCGGAATTCAACGCCTCGCTCGATGGCGACCAGCTGGTCTACAAGCAGTACTACCACATCGGCTTCGCGGCCGACACGCCCAACGGGCTGGTGGTGCCGGTGATCCGCGACGCCGACAAGAAGGGCATTCTGGAAATCGCCAAGGAAATGGGCGAGCTGTCCAAGAAAGCCCGCGACGGCAAGATCTCGCCCGCCGAAATGCAAGGCGGCTGCTTCTCGATCTCGTCGCTGGGCGGCATCGGAGGCACGCACTTCACGCCCATCATCAATGCGCCGGAAGTGGCCATCCTGGGCGTGTCGCGCTCGGCGCACAAGCCGGTGTGGGATGGCAAGCAGTTCGTGCCGCGCCTGATCGTGCCGCTGTCGCTGTCGTATGACCACCGGGTCATCGACGGCGCCGCCGCCGCGCGCTTTAACGCATACCTGGGCCAGCTGCTGGCCGACTTCCGCCGCATCGTGCTGTAA
- a CDS encoding O-linked N-acetylglucosamine transferase family protein, giving the protein MPGAKLLTLPQAQARTRRFPLDLHAWKELGRNLCNVGELDQARAAVEKALELAPDDPQIWILLGQIETRADQDRKARGHFEHAISLQEKLPGAHHGLAAVLLRLNDCDGALKHIERALEYSPGQSAIKAQKSIILSRNYRYEEAGALLKELLEEDPKNAFAHWTNLGNIQRDLGKLEHAEASYRQAVELQPASPIALSNRLTLLHYMPERTLADIKQACMEWGSLFAKSDAGRRPRPANMSASKKLRVGMFSDGFRQHPVGAMTTTVLEHLVNLGIEIYAYTTTPTADYITQRIKKVSARWQSIGTLNEEQFAQRIRDDQIDILIDLAGHSAGSRMRTMALEPAPILVKWVGGLINTTGVESIDYLITDSIESPPDSDGLYTEKLIRMPDDYICYMPPARVPDVGPLPALKNGYITFGCFNNPTKVNDLVLAQWARLMQAVPGSRLYLKGGPYESADLRTHIGEVMERHGITVDRIRFEGQSLHYKLFKCYNDVDVALDPWPYSGGLTTCEAMLMGVPVVSLPGPTFAGRHSATHLINAGMPELVVADWDAYHARALELVSDLDSLAAIRAHLRTVLLKSSVCDAPKFASHLADALRAIWQRFCANKAPAALAFTPEGQPWFEDEPAPMTLEHPEFDLPADSTSKTAFNFTFEGKVIALDHGGSLVNSSKFTALATLGAFSMIALDPASRVTDANALMAQQHLQHYHPLLALGDGAPTQLHACLDPKYSGTLEPLPSDELPVFSRQGACVLAKLPIATTRLDAINGLEHIDWLTLDDANDNLLILEGAGELLANMLVLQIGVRFVDIYRRQSSLTEISEKLAQYGFRLLRLGNAQYHSYFPDTSSFAHRSGSQLLSATAIFVPDDNRIKLLSVNQQRKLAFILDTAFGCVDLAFNTLRHVDESYARQYLESNSNLNAQYATREARPAPTPPQIDASNIDVPSVPHMEPEGRALLMERLESARVFLEYGSGGSSVLASRTGIRRIYSVDSDQAFLQAVSNKIRASGAGDNKYTPLYADIGPTGSWGHPQSNEKAVLWPRYVGLPWNVMLDQQEAPDLILIDGRFRVASFLISALLAPAGCVILFDDYFDRPAYHVVEKFLKPRRVAGRMAEFVVEAKRAEGLVPALLKYSTVPA; this is encoded by the coding sequence ATGCCGGGCGCAAAACTGCTTACGTTGCCTCAAGCCCAGGCCCGGACCAGGCGATTTCCGCTGGACCTACATGCCTGGAAAGAACTGGGCCGCAACCTGTGCAACGTCGGCGAACTCGATCAGGCGCGCGCCGCCGTTGAAAAGGCCCTTGAACTGGCCCCTGACGATCCGCAGATCTGGATCTTGCTGGGCCAGATCGAAACTCGGGCCGATCAGGACCGGAAGGCACGTGGCCACTTTGAACATGCTATTAGCCTGCAAGAGAAGTTGCCCGGCGCTCATCACGGTCTCGCTGCGGTTCTGCTGCGGCTCAATGATTGCGATGGCGCACTCAAGCACATCGAGCGCGCGCTGGAGTACTCGCCCGGGCAATCGGCCATCAAAGCACAGAAGTCCATCATCCTGAGTCGCAACTACCGTTACGAGGAGGCGGGCGCGCTACTGAAGGAATTGCTGGAGGAAGACCCCAAAAACGCATTCGCTCACTGGACGAACCTGGGTAACATCCAGCGCGACCTGGGAAAACTGGAACACGCTGAAGCGTCTTACCGCCAGGCCGTCGAACTGCAACCCGCCAGCCCCATCGCCCTGTCCAATCGGCTGACGCTCCTGCATTACATGCCCGAACGCACCTTGGCCGATATCAAGCAGGCTTGCATGGAATGGGGCTCGCTCTTCGCGAAGAGTGACGCGGGTCGGCGCCCTCGTCCGGCCAACATGTCGGCCAGTAAAAAGCTGCGTGTCGGGATGTTCTCTGACGGCTTCCGCCAACATCCGGTTGGCGCGATGACGACAACTGTGCTGGAACACTTGGTGAATCTTGGCATCGAGATCTATGCCTACACCACCACCCCCACGGCCGACTACATTACCCAGCGAATCAAGAAGGTTTCCGCCCGTTGGCAATCTATTGGCACGCTCAATGAGGAACAGTTCGCCCAGCGCATCCGCGACGATCAAATCGACATCCTGATCGACTTGGCTGGCCACAGTGCCGGCTCGCGCATGCGCACCATGGCGCTGGAACCCGCGCCGATACTGGTCAAATGGGTAGGTGGGTTGATCAACACCACAGGCGTGGAGAGCATCGACTACCTAATCACAGATAGCATAGAGTCGCCACCCGACAGTGACGGGCTATATACAGAAAAACTGATCCGTATGCCGGACGACTACATCTGCTACATGCCTCCCGCACGCGTGCCGGATGTGGGCCCCCTGCCTGCCCTGAAGAACGGGTACATCACCTTCGGATGCTTCAACAATCCGACCAAGGTAAACGACTTGGTGCTTGCGCAATGGGCCCGCCTGATGCAAGCCGTTCCTGGCTCACGCCTGTACTTGAAGGGCGGCCCCTACGAAAGCGCCGACCTGCGAACCCATATAGGGGAAGTCATGGAGCGGCACGGGATCACGGTAGACCGCATTCGTTTCGAGGGACAGTCGCTGCACTACAAGTTGTTCAAATGCTACAACGACGTCGATGTCGCATTGGACCCTTGGCCCTATTCCGGCGGATTGACAACATGCGAAGCCATGCTGATGGGCGTGCCTGTGGTCAGCCTACCCGGCCCCACGTTTGCGGGACGCCATTCGGCGACCCATCTGATCAATGCGGGAATGCCAGAGCTGGTCGTAGCAGACTGGGATGCGTACCATGCCCGTGCTTTGGAATTAGTGTCGGATCTGGACAGCCTGGCTGCCATTCGGGCCCATCTTCGCACTGTGTTGCTTAAGTCTTCGGTATGCGATGCGCCAAAATTTGCGTCCCATCTCGCCGATGCCTTGAGGGCGATCTGGCAACGCTTCTGCGCAAACAAGGCACCTGCCGCCTTAGCCTTCACGCCTGAAGGTCAGCCCTGGTTCGAAGATGAGCCGGCGCCCATGACGCTCGAGCATCCGGAGTTTGACCTGCCAGCGGACTCGACCAGCAAGACCGCGTTCAACTTCACCTTCGAAGGCAAGGTTATTGCCTTAGACCACGGCGGCTCACTTGTAAACAGTAGCAAGTTTACGGCGCTCGCTACGCTTGGCGCCTTCTCGATGATCGCCCTGGATCCAGCCAGCCGGGTGACAGATGCCAATGCACTAATGGCGCAGCAGCATTTGCAGCACTACCATCCCCTTTTGGCGCTTGGAGATGGCGCGCCGACTCAACTCCACGCATGTCTCGACCCGAAATACTCCGGGACACTCGAACCTCTGCCATCCGACGAGTTGCCGGTCTTTTCACGCCAAGGCGCATGCGTACTGGCGAAGCTGCCCATTGCCACCACCCGCCTGGATGCGATCAACGGCTTGGAGCACATTGACTGGCTGACGTTGGACGACGCCAACGATAACCTGTTAATCCTGGAGGGTGCCGGCGAGCTCCTGGCCAACATGCTGGTACTGCAGATCGGCGTGCGATTCGTCGATATTTACCGACGCCAATCCAGTCTGACTGAAATCAGCGAGAAGCTGGCGCAGTATGGATTCAGGCTGCTACGCCTGGGAAATGCCCAATACCACAGCTACTTTCCCGATACGTCAAGCTTCGCGCATCGCAGCGGCAGTCAACTGCTCTCTGCTACTGCAATCTTCGTGCCGGACGACAATCGCATCAAATTACTGAGTGTAAATCAGCAACGCAAACTTGCCTTCATTCTGGATACGGCATTCGGCTGCGTAGACCTTGCTTTCAACACGCTCAGGCACGTCGACGAAAGCTACGCCAGACAGTACCTGGAAAGCAACAGCAACCTGAATGCGCAGTATGCGACGCGAGAGGCGAGGCCCGCCCCCACGCCCCCGCAAATTGACGCATCAAATATTGACGTCCCGTCTGTTCCACATATGGAACCCGAAGGCCGGGCCCTGCTGATGGAACGTCTGGAGTCGGCGAGGGTCTTTCTAGAATACGGATCGGGAGGGAGCTCGGTTCTCGCCTCGAGAACTGGGATCAGGCGCATTTATTCTGTAGATTCGGACCAGGCCTTTCTGCAGGCCGTATCAAACAAAATACGCGCTAGCGGAGCGGGGGATAACAAGTACACCCCTCTGTACGCGGATATTGGCCCCACCGGCAGTTGGGGCCATCCGCAGTCGAACGAGAAGGCCGTGCTCTGGCCCCGCTACGTCGGCTTGCCCTGGAACGTAATGCTCGATCAGCAGGAAGCGCCGGATCTTATCTTGATCGATGGGCGTTTCCGGGTTGCGTCATTCTTGATCTCGGCTCTGCTCGCGCCGGCGGGTTGCGTCATCCTGTTCGACGATTATTTTGACCGACCTGCCTACCATGTCGTGGAAAAATTCCTCAAACCGAGGCGAGTGGCGGGCCGAATGGCGGAATTCGTTGTCGAGGCAAAGCGCGCGGAGGGCCTGGTCCCCGCCCTACTCAAATATTCGACCGTTCCTGCCTGA
- the lpdA gene encoding dihydrolipoyl dehydrogenase, which translates to MSTLVEIKVPDIGDFKEVEVIEVLVSEGDTIQAEQSLITVESDKASMEIPASSGGVVKSVKVKVGDKVAEGKVILQVEAGETKEAKPAPAASQVSDSQRVSDTVTKEKAPQKGQPVNAAAQYSGSADVECDVLVLGAGPGGYSAAFRAADLDLSTVLVERYDTLGGVCLNVGCIPSKALLHNAAVIDEARALAAHGISFGEPKIDLDKLRGYKDSVVAKLTGGLAGMARARKVKVVTGVGEFADPHHLAVKGADGKTQTIRFKNAIIAAGSQSVKLPFLPDDERIVDSTGALQLRAIPKKMLIIGGGIIGLEMGTVYSTLGARLDVVEMLDGLMQGADRDLVKVWQKMNAGRFDNIMLKTKTVGAEARKDGIYVSFEGEGAPKEPQRYDLVLQAVGRSPNGKKIGADKAGVAVTERGFIEVDKQMRTNVPHIYAIGDIVGQPMLAHKAVHEGHVAAEAAAGQKSFFDARVIPAVAYTDPEVAWVGLTEDEAKKQGIKVEKGLFPWAASGRAIANGRDEGFTKLLFDAESHRILGGGIVGTHAGDLISEIALAIEMGADMVDIGKTIHPHPTLGESVGMAAEVAEGVCTDLPPVRKK; encoded by the coding sequence ATGAGCACACTCGTGGAAATCAAGGTTCCGGACATAGGCGACTTCAAGGAAGTGGAAGTCATCGAGGTGCTGGTGTCCGAGGGCGATACGATCCAGGCCGAGCAAAGCCTGATCACGGTCGAGTCCGACAAGGCGTCGATGGAGATTCCGGCGTCGTCGGGTGGTGTGGTGAAGTCGGTGAAGGTGAAGGTGGGCGACAAGGTTGCCGAAGGCAAGGTGATCCTGCAGGTCGAGGCCGGCGAAACCAAGGAAGCCAAGCCGGCGCCAGCCGCCTCCCAGGTGTCTGACTCCCAACGGGTGTCAGACACCGTCACTAAGGAGAAGGCGCCGCAGAAAGGCCAACCCGTCAACGCAGCCGCCCAATACAGCGGCTCCGCCGACGTGGAATGCGACGTGCTGGTGCTGGGCGCCGGCCCCGGCGGCTACTCGGCCGCCTTCCGGGCCGCCGACCTGGACCTGTCCACGGTGCTGGTCGAGCGCTATGACACCCTGGGCGGCGTCTGCCTGAACGTGGGCTGCATTCCGTCCAAGGCCCTGTTGCACAATGCCGCCGTCATCGACGAGGCGCGTGCCCTGGCCGCGCACGGCATCAGCTTCGGCGAACCCAAGATCGACCTGGACAAGCTGCGTGGCTACAAAGACAGCGTGGTCGCCAAGCTGACTGGCGGCCTGGCTGGCATGGCCCGCGCGCGCAAGGTCAAGGTGGTGACCGGCGTGGGCGAGTTCGCCGACCCGCACCACCTGGCCGTCAAGGGCGCGGACGGCAAGACGCAGACCATCCGCTTCAAGAACGCCATCATCGCCGCCGGCAGCCAGTCGGTGAAACTGCCGTTCCTGCCTGACGACGAACGCATCGTCGACTCGACCGGCGCGCTGCAGCTGCGCGCCATTCCGAAGAAGATGCTGATCATTGGCGGCGGCATCATCGGCCTGGAAATGGGCACGGTGTATTCCACCCTGGGCGCGCGCCTGGACGTGGTGGAAATGCTGGACGGCCTGATGCAGGGCGCCGACCGCGACCTGGTCAAGGTGTGGCAGAAGATGAATGCCGGCCGCTTCGACAACATTATGTTGAAGACCAAGACGGTGGGCGCCGAGGCGCGGAAAGACGGCATCTACGTCAGTTTTGAAGGCGAGGGCGCGCCTAAAGAGCCGCAACGCTACGACCTGGTGCTGCAGGCCGTGGGGCGCAGCCCCAACGGCAAGAAAATCGGCGCCGACAAGGCCGGCGTGGCCGTGACCGAACGCGGCTTCATCGAAGTCGACAAGCAGATGCGCACCAATGTGCCGCATATCTACGCCATCGGCGACATCGTCGGCCAGCCCATGCTGGCGCACAAGGCCGTGCATGAAGGCCATGTGGCTGCCGAAGCCGCTGCCGGCCAGAAGTCGTTCTTCGATGCGCGCGTCATTCCGGCCGTGGCCTACACCGACCCCGAAGTCGCCTGGGTGGGCCTGACCGAAGACGAAGCAAAGAAGCAGGGCATCAAGGTCGAGAAGGGCCTGTTCCCCTGGGCCGCCTCGGGCCGCGCCATCGCCAACGGCCGCGATGAAGGCTTCACCAAGCTGCTTTTCGACGCCGAAAGCCATCGCATTCTGGGCGGCGGCATCGTGGGCACCCATGCCGGCGACCTGATCAGCGAGATCGCCCTGGCGATCGAAATGGGGGCCGATATGGTCGACATCGGCAAGACCATCCACCCGCATCCCACGCTGGGAGAATCGGTGGGGATGGCCGCGGAAGTGGCCGAGGGTGTCTGCACGGATTTGCCGCCGGTGCGCAAGAAGTAG